In the genome of Mycoplasma nasistruthionis, the window CCATTTGGAATTCAGGTTTGATCAAACGCAATTGGATCACCTTCTAATGATTGGACTGAGATAGGAGTAGTCACGTCCTGTCCGTCTCTTGTTACAATTCTGATAAGAGTTGTAATTTTCTTTTTAATTTCTTTAATGTAAATGTTATTAGTTTCACCTAATTGAATATCAGGTTCTGGCTGATTATCATCTAATTCATAATTGTCAGGTAGATAAGTACGATAATCAACATCTTCGCCATCTTCAGTGACGATTGTGTGTGATGAAACTACTATTGCGGAAGAACTGTTATTATTTTTTGATTTTTTTAAGAACCGAATAACTGTTGTGATTTTTTGTGCAACAGGAACTACTTGAATTTCAACTTGTCCATCAACAGCCGCTATTTCTGGCGCTTGGTCTTTTGCTAATTTATAACCTGTTGGTAAATGTTTAGCGAGTTTAATAGGTGAGTTCTCTTCATTTTTTAATTCAATTGCGTTTTCAACTTGTTCATCACCATCTTTAAAGACAATAACTGTTGTTACTTGCCTTACTTTTTTAACAACATTAAATCTGTTGGTTACTCCAATAGAAAAACTTAAGTCCTGAGCATCAACTAGTTTAAATCCTTCAGGAACAATGGATACTAAGTCAAAATTATTTTTAACTTTTTCATTGGCTACAACAGATTTACCAACTTCATTTTGTTCGCTTTCTTTTTCTCCAGTTGTGTAAAAGATAAATGTTGTATCTACTGCATTTTGTCTTTCTGGCACAACTTTAATTCTGTTTTCTTCATCTTCTTCAGTACCACCTAACTTTGCCAAAATTGGTTGATTAGCTGGATAAGCTTCTTCATCAATAATAAATCCATTAGGGATTAAATTTTGAATTTGAATTTGAAGCTCTTCATCAGATGAAGAATAAAACTCAACTTTTTTAACAATTTCTTTCTTGCTTGTCTTGCTATTGTTAACAAATACTAAAATTGTTTTCTTTCTTTCATCTTCAGATTTTTGATTTTCCTTATTGATGTTTGTATCAGTGTTTGATAGGAAAGCGTTTTTTGGAATTATTTTTAATTCAACCTTTGCTAGATTAGCTCTTGATGTTACATTGTTTTCAACGTTCTTTCCAGTACCTAGTGGATCAGTATTTGCATAAACAACACCAGCCACTGCTAAAGCTGATATTGTAACACCAGATCCGATTACAGCATTTTTAACATACTTTTTCTTTTTTGCTTTAATCATAAAATCAGTACTTCCTTTCATTTCAATAATTTTTAAACGTTTTTGAAATTTAAAACATCTATAAAAATTATATTTATTTAAGTACTGAAATCTTACATTTTCTTTATTACTTTCATTTATATAATTATATTATATAAATGAACTATTTTTAAACTATTTTTTAAAAAGCAAAAATATTTTTATATTAGTATATTTTAAATATACTAATATAATACCATATTAAACCATAAAACAAAATTATTGTTGAAAACTTTTAACCCTATGGTGTAGGCATAAAAGTTGTAAAACAATCATAATTCATATTTGATTAAAAAAATAATTGTTTTTATTTCAAAAATTTTAATTTTTAGTACTTTGTTGATTGTTTGCTGTTTTATTTTAAATATTTAACCATTCTTATATTTTTCTGATTAAATATTTTGTTTTTAGATGTTTATTTTGGATTTTATAACTGTTTTGTTACTGATGCTGGCATTAATATTCAGCAAAAATAATTAAAAAATCCGGCATTTAGCCAGATTAATTTATTGTTATGATTTGAATTTATATTCATCAGGAACAGTAGCTAAACCATTTGGAAATAGTTTAGTTTTGTATTCGTTTCCATATAATTTAATCATTGCTTCACGGTATGAAGTTCTTTGGTTTTTGCCACCACCGTAGATTAAATCATATTGTTCTAGGTTGTAATTTCCATATAATCCTTGGTAATCTACACCAGGACTTCTCAGACCTTGAACGATTGATATTAAGCTGACGTTTTTTGCATCACCTGATAAAAACATTGCACCAAATATGTTTCCATTAACATCACGAAGCGCAGTTCCTGATGCACCACGACCTGGTTGATATGCTTGGGTCACATACCCTAGACCATATGTAATATATCTGTTATTTTCGTATGTACTATCTTTTTCTTTTAAGTATCTAACTTCAAACCCTTGTTTTAATTCATCATTAATAATCGGATTTGAAATTAGTAAGTCAGTTAGACCTGGTTTATCTGTAAAGGTTCTAACAGCCACGTTAGGTGATAATCCACCACCTAATCAAGAGCTGTTTGTTTTGTCTTTTCTAAGTTTTGAAGGTTTGTTTACTCATAATGATGAAGTTATTTTTAAAGCTTCTTTTTACCTTCATCATATTGATATTTACTTTCTCTTAAGAAATTATCTGTGTAAGCAACTGGGAAACCAACAGCAATGAAGTTATATCTCATTAGAGGAACTTTTTTACCGTCTGCTAATAATGTTTGTGAATTTAACTCATCAAATTTGCTATATAAATCATATGGTGCAGGTTTTGAAGTTAAACCGCTTTCTGGATTTGCAAAATCTGCTGTAGCATATCTTGCGTAATCATAAACATTATCAATAGTTTCTCTTATAACACCATTTGTTGTTGTGTTTGGTCTTTCATAAACATACTTGTTTGTAGAGTTTGAAAAATCAAACTCTAAAATAGCAATATCAGCCATTTCCTCTAATTCTTTATACGGAGAATCTGAAGCTAAATAATCTTTAGGTGATGAATTTAAGAAGTTTACTCCGGCGTAAACTATTTTCACTTGTGAAGGGTCAAACCTAAAAATATCTGCTGATTTAACCTTATCTGTTTCATCTAATTCAGCCCCTACTTGAGTTTCACCATTGTAGTGAATTAATTGAATATCTTTTGTTAATCCTGTAATATCTTCTAAAGCTTGATCATGTGCTTTTTTAGCTTTTTCTCATTTTTGACCTTGAGCTTCTGCTTTTTGTAAAGCTTCTTGGAATTCAGGACTTTTTTCACCATATTTAGCTGCGATTTCTCTTGCTTTTGTATTTAAGTCAAATGTAGGCTGATATTCAGCGTCTAATGCTTCACCTGTTTTAAATACTTCATCAGCACGTTTTTTCATCTCTTCTTGTGTAATAATATTTGAATAAACAGCATTATCTTTTGCAGCTTGTTCTGGTAGTTTTGTGAATTTTTCTATAACGTGTAAGTTTGTGGCTATGTATCATTTAGTTGGGTATTGTTCGCCATCTTTAATAGCATAGTCTAAAATTCAAGCTGTACCTTGGTCCAATCTACCTTCGGCATATTTTGAATCTTTTAGGTTTTTATTTTCTGTTGTTATTTTGATTGAAAATGATTGTAAAAGTGCCTTTTTATAAATTTCATTTGGCACATATCTAGCAGTACCAGTATCACCTGTTGGATCTGCTCAATGTTGTTGTCTTAGTGTAAATCCAACAGGATTTAGCACTAGTTTCTTATCGCCGTTGATTACAGAGAAATTCTTTAAGAATGCATCTTTGTATTCAGGTTGATTAATTTGATTAGCTAAATTATTAAATTCTTGAACATTAGCTGATGGATTAACTGCCTTATTTAAATCTTTTTGATATTCGGCTTCATTACCACCAAACATGTATCTATAAAGACCTTGAATATAAGCACTTTCATCTGCATTATATTTATCAAGAATTGAACCATTGATGTATTCTGGTGAATTTGCATTGCTTGGTTCTAAACCATGTTTTTGAATCGGATCTTTTTGTGGTGCATCTGTGTCAACTTTTTCACCTTCTCTGCTTGATGGATCACTTGGATCAGATTTTTTCTTATCAGAACCACCAGTATCTCTAGGCCTTTCTGATGGTTTAATTGAAATATTTTCCGAGTGTCCAAACTGACACGAAGCTGCTAAAGCCATTGGAGAAGATAAAAGCGATAGCAATAATAATTTATTTAGTTTCATGGGTTACCCCTTTATTTTTGCAGTTCATCGATTGAACCAATATATAAGAAGTTTGCTGGTGAAACTTCTAAAAATTCACCACTAATAATTCTTTCTACTGATTCAACAGTGTCTTTTAGTGAAACAAATACCCCTTTACGTTGTGTAAAGTTTTCTGTTGTTCTAAAGTTTTGTGAGAAGAAGTTTTGAAGTTGTAGTGCTTTTTTAACTGTTGCTTTAGATTCGTCATCTAATTCATCAATTCCTAAAATTAAAATAACATCTTCAAGTTCTTTGTATCTTTGTAAGATTTTTTTAGCATTTAAAATAGCATTGTAGTGTTTTTCGCCAATAACTTTAGGATCAACTGTTGATGAAGATGAAGCTAGCGGATCAAATGCTGGGTAAATACCTTTAGCTGTAACATCACGTGATAAAACTAATGAACCATTTAAGTGGTTAAACACAGCAACTGCTGATGGGTCAGATAAATCATCCATTGGTAAGAAAACTGTTTGGAATGAAGTAATTGAACCATTTTCATTTGAGAATAATCTGTTTTCAACTGCTGAAATTTCAGTGTTTAAAGTAGCTTGATATCCTCCAAGTGAAGGTTTTTTATCTAATGAAGCTGAAATTTCGTTTCCAGCTTGTAAGAAACGGAAAATGTTATCAATGAATAATAAAACATTTTCTTTTTCTTTATCTCTTAGATATTCAGCCGCTGTAATTCCAACAGGAACAATACTCATTCTAGCTCCTGCAGATTCGTTCATTTTTGAAATATACATGATTGAGTTTTTCATCAAGTTTGATGAAGTTAAGTCATTATATAACTCAACTCCTTCACGTGAACGTTCTCCAGCACCAACGAAGATTGATGAAGTTTTTTCTTGGTTAGTTGAAAGGTTGAAAATCATTTCTTTCATTAAAACTGTTTTACCAACTCCGGCTCCACCAAAGATACCAATTTTTGAACCTTTTAAGATTGGAATAAAGAAGTCAATGGCTTTAATTCCTGTTTCCATTAATTCTTGTTTTACTGCATAGTCCATATTTTTAGTAATAGTTGAGTCCATTTCAACTTTGTGATATGAAGCTGCTGGGTTGTTATCTAATTGACCACCCATAACGTCAAAAATATGGTTTTTAGCACCAGGTCCAACTGGTACCATGAATGAGTGTCCTCTATCAAAAACTCTTTGATTAATTCCGATTTTTTCAGTTGAAGCAATAATGATTGCGTAAATTGTTTTTTCGTCAACAATTTTCTTAACTAAAAACTTAGATTGTTCTGTTTCAGAATATAAAACGTTGTTCATTTTTGGTAAAACTTTGTTTTCAAATGTAATTTCAACAACGTCTGTTCAGATTTTTGTTATTTTTCCGTTCATTATTTTTCTCCTTTAACTAGATAATCTAAGTTTTGTAATTGAGCTTGATCAAATGGTAAGAATTGACCTTCATAAGCAATTTTTCAATCTAAATTACTGTATTTTGCATATTGATCTAAAGCAAATGCAAAGAATTGTTTTGCTAAATTATCATCAGCTTGAGTTTGTTCAATTAAACGTTGGAATGTATCTTTAGCATTTTGATTATGTGCTACTAAAACGTCAATGTATCTTAGTGCTAATGCGATGTTATCAATTCCTTTTAAAATACCTCAAGCAATTAGTTTTGATGTTAAAAACATTGCATTTTCAGTATAAACTGAAATACCTTTTTGAATAAACATGTTTTCAACAATCATACCTTCTGTAATTAATTTGTTTGTAGCATCATTTAAGTCGTATTTTAATGATGTTAGTCTCATTTGACGTTTGTAAGCTTTATAAATTTTTGCAATTTCTGAACCAACTTTAGCAATGTATGGTTTTTGAATTTCACGTGAAATACGGCTAACTGATAAGTCAATATCTA includes:
- a CDS encoding MIP family Ig-specific serine endopeptidase codes for the protein MKITSSLWVNKPSKLRKDKTNSSWLGGGLSPNVAVRTFTDKPGLTDLLISNPIINDELKQGFEVRYLKEKDSTYENNRYITYGLGYVTQAYQPGRGASGTALRDVNGNIFGAMFLSGDAKNVSLISIVQGLRSPGVDYQGLYGNYNLEQYDLIYGGGKNQRTSYREAMIKLYGNEYKTKLFPNGLATVPDEYKFKS
- a CDS encoding MIP family Ig-specific serine endopeptidase, translating into MKLNKLLLLSLLSSPMALAASCQFGHSENISIKPSERPRDTGGSDKKKSDPSDPSSREGEKVDTDAPQKDPIQKHGLEPSNANSPEYINGSILDKYNADESAYIQGLYRYMFGGNEAEYQKDLNKAVNPSANVQEFNNLANQINQPEYKDAFLKNFSVINGDKKLVLNPVGFTLRQQHWADPTGDTGTARYVPNEIYKKALLQSFSIKITTENKNLKDSKYAEGRLDQGTAWILDYAIKDGEQYPTKWYIATNLHVIEKFTKLPEQAAKDNAVYSNIITQEEMKKRADEVFKTGEALDAEYQPTFDLNTKAREIAAKYGEKSPEFQEALQKAEAQGQKWEKAKKAHDQALEDITGLTKDIQLIHYNGETQVGAELDETDKVKSADIFRFDPSQVKIVYAGVNFLNSSPKDYLASDSPYKELEEMADIAILEFDFSNSTNKYVYERPNTTTNGVIRETIDNVYDYARYATADFANPESGLTSKPAPYDLYSKFDELNSQTLLADGKKVPLMRYNFIAVGFPVAYTDNFLRESKYQYDEGKKKL
- a CDS encoding MSC_0618 family F1-like ATPase beta subunit — translated: MNGKITKIWTDVVEITFENKVLPKMNNVLYSETEQSKFLVKKIVDEKTIYAIIIASTEKIGINQRVFDRGHSFMVPVGPGAKNHIFDVMGGQLDNNPAASYHKVEMDSTITKNMDYAVKQELMETGIKAIDFFIPILKGSKIGIFGGAGVGKTVLMKEMIFNLSTNQEKTSSIFVGAGERSREGVELYNDLTSSNLMKNSIMYISKMNESAGARMSIVPVGITAAEYLRDKEKENVLLFIDNIFRFLQAGNEISASLDKKPSLGGYQATLNTEISAVENRLFSNENGSITSFQTVFLPMDDLSDPSAVAVFNHLNGSLVLSRDVTAKGIYPAFDPLASSSSTVDPKVIGEKHYNAILNAKKILQRYKELEDVILILGIDELDDESKATVKKALQLQNFFSQNFRTTENFTQRKGVFVSLKDTVESVERIISGEFLEVSPANFLYIGSIDELQK